A DNA window from Setaria viridis chromosome 2, Setaria_viridis_v4.0, whole genome shotgun sequence contains the following coding sequences:
- the LOC117845626 gene encoding uncharacterized protein translates to MEKEEEDVDAMAEESAKQAAACKNRARLQLHKSFLHLSKALKKLHARHGGGHQANASGEGEPPTPSSSAAASFLSGCMHNPRTHSFASGRRHRHAHEDDDLGDALNVNFRSLRIGPSTGAAVAVDGGSSSPRDRYSSSDGASEECDDMAPPLPPTPAAAPANKAVFGGAGVAVVTFSAAPYEDFRRSMREMVDAASDRSSAAAATAGAPAVDWDFMEELLFCYLHLNDRAVHRDILRAFTDTVAALRRRRRTAKSRRTRRRGAAADSSEGGAVAPSLYVRGRGSA, encoded by the coding sequence atggagaaggaggaggaggacgtcgACGCCATGGCCGAGGAGAGCGCCAAGCAGGCCGCGGCGTGCAAGAACCGCGCGAGGCTCCAGCTCCACAAGTCGTTCCTGCACCTGTCCAAAGCCCTCAAGAAGCTCCACGCCCGCCACGGTGGCGGCCACCAGGCCAACGCGAGCGGCGAGGGCGAGCCGCCGACGCcatcgtcctccgccgccgcgtcgttccTCTCCGGGTGCATGCACAATCCCCGGACCCACTCCttcgcctccggccgccgccaccgccacgcgcACGAGGACGACGACCTCGGGGACGCACTCAACGTCAACTTCAGGTCACTCCGGATCGGTCCGAGTACTGGGGCGGCTGTGGCCGTCgacggcggctcgtcgtcgccgcgggATCGTTACAGCAGCAGCGACGGCGCCAGCGAGGAGTGCGACgacatggcgccgccgctgccaccaacGCCTGCTGCCGCACCGGCCAATAAGGCGGTgttcggcggcgccggcgtcgcggtGGTGACGTTCTCCGCGGCGCCGTACGAGGACTTCCGGCGGTCCATGCGGGAGATGGTGGACGCCGCCTCGGaccgcagcagcgccgccgccgccaccgccggggcgccggcggtggactGGGACTTCATGGAGGAGCTGCTCTTCTGCTACCTCCACCTCAACGACCGCGCGGTGCACAGGGACATCCTCCGCGCGTTCACCGACACGGTCGCCGCACTCCGGCGGAGGCGCAGGACGGCGAAGAGCAGGCGGACGCGCCGGCGGGGCGCTGCAGCTGACAGCAGCGAGGGCGGTGCCGTGGCGCCGTCGTTATACGTGAGAGGCAGAGGCAGCGCATAA
- the LOC117845478 gene encoding uncharacterized protein, producing MAGKKRKAEAARLEETDRALYGAFRGAANSLSQLYTLAMGAQKGSFHAGERHAMEKLYEWILRQHENGLRLTVADIASHIQHEIQYGGDNASASPRSQYPSQITAPTVHIPNTSNQQPSPSSFVPGNPGLAQSKNSMVFSNALSSPIRRSLQPYHLEQGGEAGYFANGASRDANPTASNDSSMDMHSDSPAHDSY from the exons ATGGCCGGgaagaagcgcaaggcggaggcggcgcggctcgaGGAGACGGACCGGGCGCTCTACGGGGCCTTCCGGGGCGCCGCCAACTCGCTCTCGCAGCTCTACACGCTCGCCATGGGCGCGCAGAAGGGCTCCTTCCACGCCGGCGAGCGGCACGCCATG GAAAAGCTTTATGAGTGGATCTTGAGGCAGCACGAAAATGGCTTGAGGCTGACAGTTGCTGATATAGCCTCCCACATCCAG CATGAGATTCAGTACGGAGGAGACAACGCATCAGCCTCTCCAAGGTCACAATATCCTAGCCAAATCACTGCACCTACAGTGCATATCCccaacacaagtaaccagcaaccaTCGCCAAGCTCATTCGTGCCAGGAAATCCTGGGTTGGCACAGTCTAAGAACTCCATGGTCTTTTCGAATGCGTTGTCCAGCCCCATCCGGCGGAGCCTGCAGCCATACCACCTAGAACAGGGCGGGGAAGCAGGTTACTTCGCGAATGGCGCAAGCCGCGACGCCAACCCCACGGCATCGAACGACTCGTCCATGGACATGCACTCAGACAGCCCAGCTCATGACTCCTACTGA